From Vicinamibacteria bacterium, a single genomic window includes:
- the trkA gene encoding Trk system potassium transporter TrkA — protein MRIFILGAGEVGFHIASSLVHEGHDLVVIEQDAERVQRLQSQLDVMAVHGDGCQPLLLQQYRVDHADLFFGVSDSDAINLLSALTARRMGARKCVARLGNPEHGANPLLLEDANILPLYPERLVAEEILGITRLPGVSKAHFFENGKLLLLRARPTRRAEIYNRPLRELVGPEGWVLVGVEKGMKLTIPRGDTVLRPGQRVYAVGRTETAQDFLKAVGIDVPPTKKVIVAGAGHVGSWLAKKLVEDGVQVTLIQREPRRALAVATEVPGALVLQGDATDPSLLKEAGAPDADYYVAATQDDETNVISSYLAREGGARTVVSLYQRPEFVNVLRAARVDIGLSPRLITAGTILRMVHRREILSLDLVASGDAEVVEFQVPENSKVLKGPLRRLKLPEGCIVGAVIRGEERHVPGGDFAFQPGDRALVFSLTEVLPQLEKLFRGR, from the coding sequence ATGCGGATCTTCATCCTCGGTGCGGGAGAGGTCGGCTTTCACATCGCATCGTCCCTCGTTCACGAGGGCCACGATCTCGTCGTGATCGAGCAGGACGCCGAGCGGGTCCAGCGCCTGCAGAGCCAGCTCGACGTGATGGCGGTCCACGGCGACGGCTGCCAACCGCTGCTTCTACAGCAGTACCGTGTGGATCATGCGGATCTGTTCTTCGGCGTGTCCGACTCCGATGCCATCAATTTGCTCTCCGCCCTCACCGCCCGGCGGATGGGAGCGCGCAAATGCGTCGCTCGCCTCGGCAATCCCGAGCACGGAGCCAACCCGCTGCTTCTCGAGGACGCGAACATATTGCCTTTGTATCCCGAGCGACTCGTTGCCGAAGAGATCCTCGGCATCACCCGTCTCCCCGGGGTCAGCAAGGCACACTTTTTCGAGAACGGAAAACTGCTTCTTCTCCGAGCCCGTCCCACGAGACGGGCCGAGATCTACAATCGGCCGCTGCGTGAGCTGGTCGGCCCAGAGGGCTGGGTCCTCGTAGGGGTGGAAAAGGGGATGAAGCTGACCATACCCCGAGGGGACACCGTTCTGCGGCCGGGCCAGCGGGTCTATGCGGTGGGCCGCACCGAGACGGCGCAGGATTTCCTGAAGGCCGTGGGCATCGACGTTCCACCGACGAAAAAAGTCATCGTCGCCGGCGCGGGCCACGTCGGAAGTTGGCTGGCCAAGAAGCTGGTCGAGGACGGCGTTCAGGTTACGCTCATCCAGAGAGAGCCGCGCCGAGCCCTGGCAGTCGCCACCGAGGTGCCGGGCGCTCTCGTCCTCCAGGGAGACGCCACCGATCCGTCGCTGCTGAAAGAAGCCGGCGCGCCCGACGCCGACTACTACGTGGCGGCGACTCAGGACGACGAGACCAACGTGATCAGCTCCTACCTGGCGCGCGAAGGAGGGGCACGCACCGTCGTCAGTCTGTATCAACGTCCCGAGTTCGTGAACGTTCTGCGTGCCGCGCGCGTGGACATCGGGCTTTCGCCCCGGCTCATCACCGCGGGTACGATCCTTCGCATGGTGCACCGCCGGGAGATACTCAGCCTGGATCTCGTGGCGAGCGGCGACGCCGAGGTGGTGGAGTTTCAGGTTCCGGAGAACTCGAAGGTCCTGAAGGGGCCCCTGCGCCGGTTGAAACTTCCCGAGGGGTGCATCGTCGGTGCGGTCATTCGAGGGGAGGAGCGCCACGTCCCCGGGGGCGATTTCGCCTTTCAGCCTGGCGATCGCGCTCTCGTATTCAGCTTGACCGAGGTGCTTCCCCAACTGGAGAAGCTCTTCCGCGGGAGGTGA
- a CDS encoding TrkH family potassium uptake protein, with translation MSTSIRRRRGLNYAGVLFLVGRLLLALAVALILPGILAHFTNREARLPFFISAALAAVAGIFLQRRFDQGGDFQFGRREAFLLVCSAWLVATVAGALPFVLFFGPSFIVDALFESASGFTTTGASIFVDVESLPESLLLWRALTQWIGGMGIIVLGIAILPKLAVGGMELLGAEAPGPMQEKLTPRIAQTAKALWGLYFMLTACEIGLLTLLGLTPLDAVTHAFASMATGGFSTKNASIAAFESAAVEWTVTGFMFLAGANFTLHYQWIRGRFRPIWRDPEFRLYGGIIAVSSFLVLVNLRLGGTTDAVLESLRLAAFQVVSIVTTTGFATADYDRWPQVAQTVLWALMFVGGCAGSTGGSVKVVRLLIVLKKIAGDLKRMLQPRAVLPVRLGTRAIPEDVVSSVTTFFVLFLMFFVAGGFLLTTIGVDPRSAFSASAACLGNIGPGFGQVGPTLNYASLPAAGKCLLAILMIVGRLEIYTVMVVFFFRRMA, from the coding sequence GTGAGCACGTCGATTCGGCGCCGACGGGGTTTGAACTACGCAGGAGTCCTCTTTCTCGTCGGAAGGCTTCTCCTCGCCCTCGCGGTTGCCCTGATCCTGCCCGGCATTCTCGCCCACTTCACCAACCGGGAGGCGCGTCTGCCGTTCTTCATCTCTGCCGCGCTCGCCGCCGTGGCCGGTATTTTCCTCCAGCGTCGTTTCGATCAGGGAGGCGATTTCCAGTTCGGACGCCGTGAGGCGTTTCTCCTCGTCTGCTCGGCGTGGCTCGTGGCGACGGTGGCCGGTGCGCTGCCGTTCGTGCTGTTCTTCGGCCCGTCCTTCATCGTGGATGCCCTCTTCGAGTCGGCTTCGGGATTCACGACGACGGGTGCCTCGATCTTCGTCGATGTGGAGAGCCTCCCCGAATCGCTGCTGTTGTGGCGGGCCTTGACGCAATGGATCGGCGGTATGGGGATCATCGTTCTGGGCATCGCCATCCTCCCCAAGCTCGCCGTGGGAGGAATGGAGCTTCTGGGCGCCGAGGCCCCGGGCCCGATGCAAGAAAAGCTGACTCCGCGGATCGCCCAGACGGCAAAGGCGCTCTGGGGGCTCTATTTCATGTTGACCGCGTGCGAGATCGGCCTGCTGACGCTCCTCGGCCTGACTCCGCTCGATGCGGTCACGCATGCGTTCGCTTCGATGGCGACGGGCGGCTTTTCCACCAAGAACGCCAGCATCGCGGCGTTCGAGAGCGCCGCGGTCGAGTGGACGGTGACGGGCTTCATGTTCCTCGCGGGAGCGAATTTCACGCTTCACTACCAGTGGATACGAGGGCGGTTCCGGCCCATCTGGCGCGATCCCGAGTTCCGGCTCTATGGGGGAATCATCGCGGTCAGCAGTTTTCTCGTGCTCGTCAACTTGCGACTCGGCGGTACGACTGACGCCGTTCTCGAATCGCTGCGGCTTGCCGCCTTTCAGGTCGTCTCGATCGTCACGACCACGGGCTTCGCCACCGCAGACTACGACCGGTGGCCTCAGGTCGCGCAGACCGTGTTGTGGGCGCTCATGTTCGTCGGAGGATGCGCCGGCTCGACCGGTGGCTCGGTGAAGGTCGTCCGTCTGCTCATCGTCTTGAAGAAGATCGCCGGCGATCTGAAGCGCATGCTCCAGCCGAGGGCGGTTCTGCCGGTCCGGCTCGGCACCCGAGCCATTCCCGAGGATGTCGTGTCCTCGGTCACCACTTTCTTCGTGCTCTTCTTGATGTTCTTCGTCGCCGGCGGCTTTCTGTTGACGACGATCGGCGTCGACCCCCGAAGCGCCTTCTCCGCCTCGGCGGCCTGCCTGGGGAACATCGGCCCTGGATTCGGTCAGGTTGGACCGACGCTCAACTATGCCTCCCTGCCGGCGGCGGGCAAATGCCTGCTCGCGATCCTGATGATCGTCGGGCGCCTGGAGATCTATACCGTGATGGTGGTGTT